The following coding sequences lie in one Rutidosis leptorrhynchoides isolate AG116_Rl617_1_P2 chromosome 4, CSIRO_AGI_Rlap_v1, whole genome shotgun sequence genomic window:
- the LOC139843933 gene encoding uncharacterized protein, whose translation MVVRNLAAQLTSQLCRRRKPADFGSRQYSSSSSSYNERGFPDERAMEEDAERKIGWFFKLIFAGTATIVGYSIFPYLGDNLIQQSVSLLNVKDPLFKRMGASRLTQFAIDDERRMKIVELGGAKKLVEMLGAATDDKTRKEALNAIVAIARSDEAAGALHSAGAISVIMATPKSSEDAEIEIYKAKLLKRFKDMKFDENAS comes from the exons ATGGTGGTGCGTAATTTAGCAGCTCAACTCACCTCC CAATTGTGCAGAAGAAGAAAACCAGCAGATTTTGGATCGCGTcagtattcatcatcatcatcatcatataatgAAAGAG GGTTTCCAGATGAACGAGCAATGGAGGAGGATGCTGAAAGAAAAATAGGGTGGTTTTTTAAACTTATATTTGCTGGGACTGCAACAATCGTCGGATATAGTATTTTTCCGTACTTAG GTGATAATCTGATTCAGCAGTCTGTGTCACTTTTGAATGTCAAGGATCCTTTATTTAAAAGGATGGGAGCATCAAGATTAACTCAATTTGCGATTGATG ATGAAAGAAGAATGAAGATTGTGGAGTTGGGTGGAGCGAAAAAGCTTGTGGAGATGTTGGGCGCTGCTACAGATGATAAAACACGTAAAGAAGCTTTAAATGCTATTGTCGCTATTGCTCGTTCAG ATGAAGCGGCTGGGGCTCTGCATAGTGCTGGAGCAATTTCAGTGATCATGGCCACTCCGAAATCCAGCGAGGATGCTGAAATCGAGATATATAAGGCCAAACTGCTCAAGAGATTTAAGGATATGAAATTTGATGAGAATGCATCTTGA